From [Clostridium] symbiosum, a single genomic window includes:
- a CDS encoding GyrI-like domain-containing protein yields the protein MASSMEFVQYAADQMRNAGEITYKKMFGEYGIYCDGKIIGLICDNQLFIKMTEAGKKLCPDFEEAAPYEGSKPFLLVEDIDDRELLTELVVETFRELPMPAPKKKKTEKRVKQETAPEEKVDFKKRDKNLYQPGKKPSIVDVPEMTFFAVKGSGDPNTSEEYKEAVGALYALSYTVKMSKMGSQCPPGYFDYVVPPLEGLWLVDDRGFDGTSITDKSWFQWISMIRQPDFVTDEVFEQAKESCSRKKPEIDLSKVRLVKYTEGLCAQMMHIGPYDSEPETIERMECFTEENGYVIDINDKRPHHEIYLNDPRKTAPEKMKTVIRHPVKKRD from the coding sequence ATGGCTTCAAGCATGGAATTTGTTCAATATGCGGCAGATCAGATGAGAAACGCCGGGGAGATTACCTATAAAAAGATGTTTGGGGAATACGGCATCTACTGTGACGGCAAGATAATCGGCCTGATCTGCGACAATCAGCTCTTTATCAAAATGACGGAGGCGGGGAAAAAACTCTGTCCCGATTTTGAGGAGGCGGCGCCCTATGAGGGCTCCAAGCCATTTCTTCTGGTGGAGGACATCGATGACAGGGAATTACTGACCGAACTGGTGGTGGAGACATTCAGGGAACTTCCCATGCCCGCGCCCAAGAAGAAAAAAACGGAGAAACGGGTAAAGCAGGAGACGGCGCCAGAAGAGAAAGTGGATTTCAAGAAACGTGACAAGAACCTTTACCAGCCGGGGAAGAAACCGTCCATCGTGGATGTGCCGGAGATGACGTTTTTTGCCGTAAAAGGTTCCGGCGATCCCAATACCTCCGAAGAATACAAAGAGGCGGTGGGAGCTCTGTACGCCCTGTCTTATACGGTAAAGATGAGCAAAATGGGCAGCCAATGTCCGCCCGGATATTTTGATTATGTAGTGCCTCCGTTAGAGGGACTGTGGCTGGTGGATGACCGGGGATTTGATGGGACAAGCATCACGGATAAGAGCTGGTTCCAATGGATCTCCATGATCCGGCAGCCCGACTTTGTGACGGATGAGGTATTTGAACAGGCCAAAGAAAGCTGCAGCAGGAAAAAACCGGAGATTGACCTGTCAAAGGTCCGTCTGGTAAAATATACGGAGGGGCTTTGCGCCCAGATGATGCATATCGGGCCATATGACAGTGAACCGGAGACGATCGAACGGATGGAATGTTTTACCGAAGAGAACGGCTATGTGATAGATATAAACGACAAACGGCCGCACCATGAAATCTATCTGAATGATCCGAGAAAAACGGCCCCGGAGAAAATGAAGACGGTCATCAGGCATCCCGTGAAAAAAAGAGATTAG